CACTGGCTACAGGCTGGACGAACGATCACCCATCAGGTTCCAGAGGGGGAGTACATCCTCCAAAGCTTCGAGCAACAGGGAGATCCACTCCCTTTCTCCTGCCGTAATGGTTGCTGTACGTCCTGCGCGGTAAAAATCAAAGCGGGATGCCTCGATCAAGCAGAGGCCATGGGACTCTCAAAGGAGCTCAGGCAACAGGGTTATGGACTGCTTTGTGTTGCAAGAGCGCTGGGACCTCTTGAAGCAGTCACACAAGATGAAGATGAGGTGTATGAGCTTCAATTCGGTCGTCATTTCGGACGCGGGCGGATACGCCACGGCATTCCACTGGAGGAGGAGTGATGTCTTCAGCACTTGATTGTCGTCAAGTTGCCTACGATGCTCAACTTGACGAATCCAGCCTGCGAAAGCTATCTGAGGTAGCCCGAACTGCTGCAAATCTCGGAGCGACCGTGCTGATGAAGCATTACGGCCGCCTCAGCAGTATCAAAAGCAAGGGCCGCGTTGGCGACTTAGTCACAAACGCCGATTTTGCCGCTGAACAAGTGGTACTCGACTATCTGAGGGAACACACTCCCTCGATTGCGATCCTTGCCGAAGAATCAGGCCCGAGCGGGAGCCCAAGTTCTCTGTGTTGGTGTGTCGATCCCCTTGATGGAACGACCAATTTTGCCCATGGGTATCCGTTCTTTGCTACTTCAGTGGGTTTGATCTGGAAGGGGACCCCACTGCTGGGCTCAGTGGCAGTGCCCTTTCTGAACGAGACCTATTGGTGTTCCCCTCAGATCGGAAGCTTTGTGAACGACACACCCATTCAGGTGAGTGATTGCAGCTCATTGCAAGACAGCCTTCTTGTGACGGGATTTGCCTACGACAGGCACGAACGGATCGATAACAATTACGCCGAGTTTTGTTGGTTAACCCATCGATGTCGTGGGGTTCGTCGGGGAGGAGCCGCTGCCGTTGATCTTGCTTTCGTTGCCACTGGACGTTTAGACGGCTACTGGGAGCGTGGTTTGGCACCATGGGATCTCGCCGCTGGTGCAGCGTTGGTGGCCTGTGCGGGTGGTTCTGTTGGTGATTACAAAGACACCCCATTTGATGTTGAGCAAGGCAGGATTCTCGCGACCTCACCCGGGCTACACCTGCCTTTAAAACAAGAATTGGCCAGCGTGACCGCTTTTGAACCCAAGCTTTATGGAGCTTGAGGTTCAGCAGTCATAAGATTGTTGTTCGTGATTTGTTGACTAGCTGGATGGCCCTGCAACCCGCCACGGGCGCTCGAGATCTGAATCCGAAGCAAGTCCAACAAAATCAGTATTTGCGGGACCAGTTAGCGACGGTGTATCGCCATTGGGGATACGACGAAGTGTCGCCACCACAGGTTGAGAGGCTCGACACACTTATGGCAGGTGGTGCCATTGCCAGCCATGACGTGGTTCGACTTGTGGCTGATGACCCGCTCGGTCTCAGGCCCGAGATGACAGCCTCGATTGCGAGAGCCGCTTGTACAAGACTGAAAGACCGAGCGCGGCCACTACGACTTTGTGCCTGCGGAACCATTTTTGAATGCCGAGCAGCAGAAGAGGGGGGATTGTCTATTGAAGAGAAGCTGCACAGTGGTGTTGAGCTTTTCGGAGTGAAAGATCTGGCAGCAGAACTCGAACTCCTGACGCTGCTCTTACAGGCTATGAATGCTCTCTCCCTGCTTGGGGAGCATCAGCCACAACTTCTGATTGGCCATACGTCATTGATGGAATTGGTGTTGGCCCCATTTGAGCAACCGCTTCGGGAAGAAATCCGCAGCTGCTTAATCCAATACGACCGACTCGGTCTAGAAGCCATGGGACTTGAAGCTTCAGATCTCCAACGGCTGGTGAACCTTCTGGACTGTCGCGGCACACCCATGACAACCCTTGAACTGTTGGAAGAAAGTTTCGGTTCGCAACCTGTTTTGACTGACCTGACACGATTGTTTCTGCATCTCAGTCCACTTGCTGAACAACAATCTCTCGCACTTCAATTGGATCCCACCTTTCACCCTCACCATCAGCTCTACGACGGTTTTGTTTTCCAACTTGTTTGTCAGGGGGTTTCAGCTCCAGTGGTGATTGCCCGTGGAGGACGTTACGACGGTTTGGTAGAGCGATGTGGTGAAAGTGAGTTGAAGGCTGGAGGTGTGGGATTTAGTTTCTGTCTCGACGATATTCGCGACCTTCCTGGCTCTAACACTGAAATTGCGAAAGCCGAATCACGTATTTTAATTTGCTGGAGCGATGATTCAAGCCTTGAAAAGGCTTTAGTGAAACAGACGCGCTGGCATGCTCAAGGGAAAATCGCCGAATGTGATCTCAAGTCTTGTCACAACCGTGAAGAAGCAGAGAGGCGTCTCCAGTCATCCGGATGCAACACCATGGACTGGCTCTCTGATTAGATTGCCCTCGATAGGAACCAATCGCTATGGCACACACGATCGTCACTGACATCTGCGAGGGGGTAGCTGACTGTGTCGACGCTTGTCCAGTTGCCTGCATTAAGCCAGGCAGTGGGACAAACAAGAAGGGAACAGATTTTTATTGGATTGATTTTGATACCTGCATTGACTGTGGTATTTGTCTACAGGTCTGCCCTGTAGCTAACGCCATCGTTCCTGAAGAGCGAGCAGACTTACAAACGCCTGGATGATGTCCATCGATCCCAGCATGATCGGATATCGCATTTCAATCCCATAAGGCTGAACTGTGATTAAGAGGTTCGGAGAACCCCCTCAATCCGCCGTTGTACAACGAAGGGGCCATCACTAAAGTTGAGCTTTAATTTTGGTGTTATGGCGGTGTTGGACGAGCAGGGACAAATTCAGATTCATACCGAGAATATTTTTCCGATCATTAAGAAGGCCGTCTACTCCGGCCATGAGGTGTTTTTGAGGGAGTTGGTCAGCAATGGTGTTGATGCGATCAATAAGCGCAGAATGGCCGCTATGGCAGGCGACTGCAGTGAGGGAGAAGATGGCAAAATCAAAATTCATTTAGACCGCGAGGCCAAAACTCTTACGATTTCCGACAACGGAATTGGTATGTCTGCAGATGAGGTTAAACGCTATATCAATCAAGTTGCCTTTTCTAGCGCTGAAGACTTTCTCGAGAAATATAAGCAAGAAGACGATGCCATCATCGGCCACTTCGGTTTAGGTTTTTATTCGAGCTTTATGGTGGCGGAGAGCGTTGAATTGCTCACCAAATCTGCCAAGCCTGATCATGAAGCGGTGCGTTGGTCCTGCGATGGTTCGCCCAATTTCAATCTAGCTGCAGCAGAACGCACCGAAGCAGGCACCGATGTGATCTTGCATCTGATGGAGGAGGAGCTGGAATATATAGAGCCAGCCAGAATCAAAACTCTAATCAATACGTACTGTGACTTTATGTCAGTACCGGTGCAACTTGAAGGGGAAACTGTTAACAAAATGGTGGCTCCATGGCGTAAAAATGCCAGAGAGCTTTCGGATCAAGACTACATTGATCTTTACAATTATCTTTATCCTTTCCAGGGTGATCCGTTGCTTTGGGTTCACTTAAATACTGATTATCCCTATAATTTGCAAGGCATTCTTTTCTTTCCGAAGCAAACAGGAAGAGCTGACTGGGAAAAGGGAGAAATTAAGCTGTACTGCAATCAGGTGTTTGTAAGCGATTCAATCAAGGAGGTTGTACCACGCTATCTCCTTCCTTTGAGAGGCGTGATTGATTCGCCTGATATTCCTTTAAATGTCAGCAGAAGTGCACTACAAACCGACCGTCGAGTGCGCTCCATAGGTAATTTTGTTGCAAAGAAAGTTTCTGATCGCCTTCGCAGTCTTAAAAAGGAGGATCCGCAAGCCTACGCAGAGGCTTGGGAATCCCTTGCACCGTTTGTGAAGATCGGGGCTATGGAAGATGACAAGTTTGCAGAGCAAGTAGAAGAACTTGTGATGTTCGCTACCAGTGCAACCGCCTCTACTGAAGATTCATCAGATCCAATCAGTGGGAACGAGCGGAGTTTTACAACCCTTGATGGCTATAGGGGCCGTATGGCTGGTGATGAGAAATTAATTTTGTATTGTACAGATGAAATATCACAATCAGCAGCACTTAATTTATGGACTTCACAGGGACGAGAAGTTTTGTATGCAGATACAGTAATTGATAGTCAGTTCATTCCATGGCTTGAAACACGCCACGAAGAACTTAAGTTCCAACGTGTTGATGCTGAATTAGATTCTTCGCTGAAGGAAGAATCACCTGAGCTAAGTGATGGAGACGGAGAAACAAAAAGTGAGAGCTTGCGCAAGTTGATTAAAGATGCTCTTTCAAACGACAAAGTGACGGTTCAGGTGCAATCTCTCAAATCAGGCGCCGAGGGTCCAGCAGCGCTCATTTTGCTACCAGAGCAAATGCGTCGGATGAACGACATCGGTGCATTGATGGATCAGCGACTACCTGGATTGCCTGACTATCACGTGTTGCTCGTGAATCAAAAGCATCCGCTAGTGGAAGGTCTGCTGAAACTCCAGGCTGGTGGCGTCATTGTTGGCGATGCAGGTCAATCACCGAGCGAAATGCTTGCACGAGACCTAGCTCAACATTTGTACGAGACAGCAAAGCTGTCTGTGGGGGGGCTTGATCCAAAAGAACTCGCAAACTTCCAAACCAATAATTTGCAACTGATGTCTCGACTGATGGAGCGAGGGATCTAAGCAGACACTTTGCTAATATTTCCACTCGGCCATTGGCCACCGCTTTCTTAAGGACGCCGTTATGTCACGGGTGTGTCAGCTCACAGGAACTCGCGCCAACAATGGCATGGCTGTGAGCCACTCGCATATACGTACCAAAAAGCTTCAACAGGCCAATTTGCAGCAGCGCCGGTTGTGGTGGGCCGAAGGGAAGCGTTGGATCAATCTGCGCATCACGACTCGTGCCCTGAAGACCATCCAGAAAAAAGGTTTGGATGCTTACGCACGCTCTTTGGGAGTCAACCTCGGAAAACTCTGAGTTTCTCTAGAATTTCCGAACTGACATCGGTTCGATGAAAAGACGATCCCTACTCCAGACAGCTGTTCTGGGAGCAGGGATTTTTTTATTGGCCCCCACCCGTGTCCGCGCGTTGGGAGGACAAGCTCCCCAGACCGGAATCAAAGCACCTGACTTTGACCTTCCTGGGTTTAGCCCTGTGCAACCTGACCAAAAGCACTGGAGCCTGACCGATTTTCAAGGTCGTTGGTTGGTGCTTTACTTTTATCCGAGGGATTTCACTTCTGGTTGCACGATTGAAGCCCACGGATTTCAGGACGCATTGCCAGCTTTCAAAAAGAAAGGTGCAGAGGTCGTCGCCATTAGTGCAGACTCTCTCAGCGACCACGAATCATTTTGTAGCTCTGAGGAGCTTAAGTTTCCTTTGCTTTCTGATCCTGATGGCGTTGTGAGCAAGGCCTATGGATCTTGGATGGCGCCTTACTCGATGAGGCACACCTTTCTTATCGATCCAGAGTCCGTCCTTCAGGCTGTCTGGACAGGGGTGCGCCCCGTAGGTCATGCCAATGAAGTGTTCACCCGACTCAACCAGTTAGAGACCAGTTGAGTTCTCAGCGCGTGTTAGAGATGGGGGGTTGACCATGGCTCGGTAGAGCTAGGAAAGAGAGGTGAAGCATGGCGGTCACAAAGGGGCAAAGTCCATTCATTCTTCTGTATCACCGGACCCCATTTGACGAGGGAAGAGATGAAAAGGGAAATAGGATTTGGTGCGATCAGAAAAGTCCCAATGGAATTATCCCGACTTTAAGGAATTTATTTCGAACGAGAGAAAACGGTACTTGGATTGCATGGAGGAAAGTTGACAAAGTTGAAGATGCTCATGATGAAAACATCTCAATGTCTAATCCGAAACCATTTACTCTCTGCAGGATCCCACTAGAAGAAGATCAAATCTCTAGTTTTTATCATGTAACCTCTAAGGAATCGTTCTGGCCAATTTTACATACTTTTCCTACACATTTTAATGTCAACAATGCAGATTGGGGTATTTTTGAAGAGGTTAATCTAAGGTTTGCGAAAGCCGCATGTCATCAGGCAGCCGAGTCAGCAACCGTTTGGGTTCATGACTATAACTTGTGGCTTGTTCCTGGTTATATCAGAGAATTACGGCCTGACCTGAAGATTGCATTTTTCCATCACACACCTTTTCCAGGAAATGATGTATTTGCCATTTTGCCCTGGCGCGAACAGATTCTCGAAAGTCTTTTGTGTTGCGATGTTGTTGGATTCCATATTCCACGTTATACCGAAAATTTTGCACGTGCTGCTAACTGCCTATTAGGAGCTAAAAAGGGATCGAAGCAACCTGTGAACTCTCGATTTGTATCGACTGGTTCGGCATTAACTGAACCATCGGAAACCCCTTGTTTACATTACAAGGGACGTAAGATTCAACTTTTGTCGTCACCAGTAGGAACATCGCCAGATGTTATCCAAGAACTTGCAGCACGAGCTGATGTTCAAGAGTTAGCCGATAAAATTGACGATGACACAAAAAAAGGTAGAAAGCTAATTCTTTCTGCTAGCCGTGTTGATTATACAAAGGGCAATGAAGAGCTTTTACTTGCCTTCGAACGTTTACTGGAGCGTCGTCCAGATTGGCATGGAAAAGTTGTTCTGATGCTGGCTTGTGTTGCAGCTGCAAGCGGGATGAAAATCTATGAAGACACGCAACGCACCATTGAAGAGACCGCTGGTCGTATTAATGGACGATTTAGTTTGATTGATTGGGTTCCTATCCGATTCTCAACACGTCGTATCCCTTACGAAGAAATGGTTGCATGGTTCACACGTTCAGATATCTGTTGGATCACACCACTTCGAGATGGATTAAATTTGGTAGCTAAAGAATATGCTGCTGCACGTAAGGACCGCGGAGGAGCATTAGTTCTCTCTGAGTTTACGGGTGCCTCTGTTGTGCTTGATGGAGCGATTTTGACCAATCCCTATTCACATCGTCAGATGGATGATGCGATTGAAAGAGCGCTAGAAATGCCCAAAGACGAGCAAATACTACGAATGAGCCGAATGAGTAGTGCTGTTGAGAGTTTCACAGTGAGTGATTGGGTTCACGAACAGATGGATGCACTTGAACACTAAGCTCAAGACCGATGACCAAAGTTATTTTCCCAAGACGATTACTAGGCCTTCTTATTGCTGTTTTAATTTGTAGTACATCCTTTGCCCTTGTCCAGGCAACAACGATTGAATCAGTTTCGTTTTTGATGGCAGCCCCTTTTGCTGATGCGACTCAAGATTTGGTGAAGCAGTTTAATCAAGAGCATCGTGGTGTCATTAATTTGAAAGTAATTAGGGGTCCACTGGAAACAGAAGCCATGTCTGATTTAGCTATCAGTAGCTTGCTTTTAGGTAAAGCTCCCTTTGATGTCTTATTGATGGATGTCACATGGCTACCAAAATATGCAGCAGCTGGTTGGATGGTACCTCTTGAGGATTATTTTAATGACAATGATATTAACGGATTAGCGACAGGTGCACGGGAAGGCAATTCATATAATGATCATCTTTATCGTTGGCCATTGACGGCAGATATGGGGTTACTTTATTACAGAACTGATTTGATGGATCAGCCACCAGAAACTCCAGAAGACTTGATTTTAATGAGTCAATCCCTGCAAAATAATCAAAAAGTAGATTGGGGCTATGTCTGGCAAGGTCGTCAGTATGAAGGCCTTAGTTGTGTCTATTTGGAAATGATAGATGGCTTTGGTGGTGATTGGTTGCAGACCAGTACCAATCAAATTGGATTAAATTCAACTCCCGGTGTTGAAGCAGCGGCATGGTTACAGGACCTCATCGATCAAGGTGTTAGTCCAGAGGCAGTCACCAATTATGCGGAATCTGAGGCGTTGCAGAGCTTCAAAGTTGGTGATTCTGCATTCATGCGCAATTGGCCCTACGCCTGGGCTGAACTTCAAAAATCGGATAGCGCTGTTAAGGGAAATGTTGGTATTACGACCATGGTTGCTGAACCTGGACACTCCACTGCCACGCTTGGAAGCTGGGGTCTAGCGGTTCTACAAGGGTCTTCGCATGTGGAGGCTTCGATCGAAGCCATTCGTTTTCTCACATCTGAGTCTGCACAAAAGGAGTTATTTCTCAAATATGGATATACACCAACACAACAACGTGTTTTTGATGATCCACAATTACTCCAAGAATCACCAATCCTCGCTGAATTTGGGAAGGCTCTTAAAGTCGCTAAACCAAGGCCTCAAACGCCGTTATATGCTCAAATCAGTGATGTTTTACAACGTCAACTCAGTTCGATTTTAACTCGTGAGCAAACTCCACAGTTAGGGATGGATATAGCAGACATTAATACCAAGCAAATTCTGATTTCAGCGGGGGATGGCTCATGATTTCGTTTCTTTTAGCCCCAGCTCTGCTGTTACTTTTAGTTGTTTTTATTGGGCCCTTATTTCGTTATGGCTGGCTTAGTTTTCATGCCGATTCCGTGATTACAGGATTAATTGCGATTCCAAATGGAGGAGCCAATTGGCTAAGGCTTTTGCAAGATCAACGGTTTTGGCAGGACTTAGCCCAAACACTGCGCTTCGCAGGCGTCTCAGTGGGGCTCGAGCTGCTTCTTGCACTCATGATTGCACTCTTACTTGACCAGAGCTGGCGGGGTCGTGATGCGGTGCGCACTTTGGCACTCATTCCTTGGGCCTTACCCACAACAGTGATGGCGCTGGGTTGGCGTTGGATTTTTAATACCCCTTATGGCCCAATTGATCAATTCACAAGGATGATTGGTCTTCACTCATTGAATATTCTTGGTGATCCCAGTTTTACCTGGATGGCAACAGTATGGGCCGATGTTTGGAAAACGACGCCATTTGCAGCCTTGATCCTGCTTGCTGGCTTGCAGACGATTCCAGTCGATCTTTATGAAGCAGTACGCTTAGAAGGAGGCAATGCTCTCATCTGTTTGCGACGAATAACACTTCCATTGTTGCGGCCCTATATTTTACTTGCTTTGCTTTTTAGACTCGCGCAAGCTTTTGGCGTGTTTGATTTAATTCAAGTCCTCACTGGTGGTGGTCCAGCGAGTAGTACTGAAAGTGTTGCTTTATATGCTTATTGGAATGCACTGCGGTTTTTGGACTTTGGATATAGCGCTACCATTATCATGGCCAGCTTTATACTTATTAGTTTAATTTGTTTTATTGCTTGGATTGTTTTGCAATTGTTGATTCCTGTTCATCCAAAAACAAGTCATTCTATCGAGCCATGAATCGACGATTCCTCATTGGTCTACTACTGCTTTGGTCTTTGGGGCCATTGATGTGGCAGCTTTATACCTCCTTTTGTAATGATCAAGCTTTAACTCAACCCTTTTCATCCATTGACCATCGTTGGACATTGATGCATTATCGCAATGTATTGACATCCAATCCGCCATTTTGGCGTTATCTTATCAATAGCTTAATTGTTGGAATATCCAGTACATTGCTTTGCTTACTACTAGCACTACCTGCTGCCTATGCATTGAATCGAATTCCGAGAAAAATTTCAATCCTCAGTCGATTAGTCCTTGTTGGAGCTGCTTTGTTCCCCTATGTATTGCTATTCTTGGCTTTACTTGAGTTAGCACGGGCATTAAATCTGGGCAATCAACTTCTTGCTTTAAGCTTCCCTTATGCTGCCCTCTCGCAACCGCTGGCGATCCTGCTGCTCAACAGTGCATTTAAGGACCTCCCCCCTGAATTAGAGGATGCTGCAAAACTAGAAGGTCTCTCTCTT
The window above is part of the Synechococcus sp. WH 8020 genome. Proteins encoded here:
- a CDS encoding ATP phosphoribosyltransferase regulatory subunit; amino-acid sequence: MALQPATGARDLNPKQVQQNQYLRDQLATVYRHWGYDEVSPPQVERLDTLMAGGAIASHDVVRLVADDPLGLRPEMTASIARAACTRLKDRARPLRLCACGTIFECRAAEEGGLSIEEKLHSGVELFGVKDLAAELELLTLLLQAMNALSLLGEHQPQLLIGHTSLMELVLAPFEQPLREEIRSCLIQYDRLGLEAMGLEASDLQRLVNLLDCRGTPMTTLELLEESFGSQPVLTDLTRLFLHLSPLAEQQSLALQLDPTFHPHHQLYDGFVFQLVCQGVSAPVVIARGGRYDGLVERCGESELKAGGVGFSFCLDDIRDLPGSNTEIAKAESRILICWSDDSSLEKALVKQTRWHAQGKIAECDLKSCHNREEAERRLQSSGCNTMDWLSD
- a CDS encoding carbohydrate ABC transporter permease, encoding MISFLLAPALLLLLVVFIGPLFRYGWLSFHADSVITGLIAIPNGGANWLRLLQDQRFWQDLAQTLRFAGVSVGLELLLALMIALLLDQSWRGRDAVRTLALIPWALPTTVMALGWRWIFNTPYGPIDQFTRMIGLHSLNILGDPSFTWMATVWADVWKTTPFAALILLAGLQTIPVDLYEAVRLEGGNALICLRRITLPLLRPYILLALLFRLAQAFGVFDLIQVLTGGGPASSTESVALYAYWNALRFLDFGYSATIIMASFILISLICFIAWIVLQLLIPVHPKTSHSIEP
- a CDS encoding ABC transporter substrate-binding protein; its protein translation is MTKVIFPRRLLGLLIAVLICSTSFALVQATTIESVSFLMAAPFADATQDLVKQFNQEHRGVINLKVIRGPLETEAMSDLAISSLLLGKAPFDVLLMDVTWLPKYAAAGWMVPLEDYFNDNDINGLATGAREGNSYNDHLYRWPLTADMGLLYYRTDLMDQPPETPEDLILMSQSLQNNQKVDWGYVWQGRQYEGLSCVYLEMIDGFGGDWLQTSTNQIGLNSTPGVEAAAWLQDLIDQGVSPEAVTNYAESEALQSFKVGDSAFMRNWPYAWAELQKSDSAVKGNVGITTMVAEPGHSTATLGSWGLAVLQGSSHVEASIEAIRFLTSESAQKELFLKYGYTPTQQRVFDDPQLLQESPILAEFGKALKVAKPRPQTPLYAQISDVLQRQLSSILTREQTPQLGMDIADINTKQILISAGDGS
- the ggpS gene encoding glucosylglycerol-phosphate synthase — translated: MAVTKGQSPFILLYHRTPFDEGRDEKGNRIWCDQKSPNGIIPTLRNLFRTRENGTWIAWRKVDKVEDAHDENISMSNPKPFTLCRIPLEEDQISSFYHVTSKESFWPILHTFPTHFNVNNADWGIFEEVNLRFAKAACHQAAESATVWVHDYNLWLVPGYIRELRPDLKIAFFHHTPFPGNDVFAILPWREQILESLLCCDVVGFHIPRYTENFARAANCLLGAKKGSKQPVNSRFVSTGSALTEPSETPCLHYKGRKIQLLSSPVGTSPDVIQELAARADVQELADKIDDDTKKGRKLILSASRVDYTKGNEELLLAFERLLERRPDWHGKVVLMLACVAAASGMKIYEDTQRTIEETAGRINGRFSLIDWVPIRFSTRRIPYEEMVAWFTRSDICWITPLRDGLNLVAKEYAAARKDRGGALVLSEFTGASVVLDGAILTNPYSHRQMDDAIERALEMPKDEQILRMSRMSSAVESFTVSDWVHEQMDALEH
- a CDS encoding carbohydrate ABC transporter permease; the encoded protein is MNRRFLIGLLLLWSLGPLMWQLYTSFCNDQALTQPFSSIDHRWTLMHYRNVLTSNPPFWRYLINSLIVGISSTLLCLLLALPAAYALNRIPRKISILSRLVLVGAALFPYVLLFLALLELARALNLGNQLLALSFPYAALSQPLAILLLNSAFKDLPPELEDAAKLEGLSLFQRLRWILIPLVSPATASTAILVFLFSWNEYPIALTWISESSKLTLPVAMARIAGSSIYSVPYGAYAAATVLGSIPLVLLVLIFQKPIVSGLTSGAVKG
- a CDS encoding 2Fe-2S iron-sulfur cluster-binding protein — translated: MRPNHTVTIHWLQAGRTITHQVPEGEYILQSFEQQGDPLPFSCRNGCCTSCAVKIKAGCLDQAEAMGLSKELRQQGYGLLCVARALGPLEAVTQDEDEVYELQFGRHFGRGRIRHGIPLEEE
- a CDS encoding peroxiredoxin, with the translated sequence MKRRSLLQTAVLGAGIFLLAPTRVRALGGQAPQTGIKAPDFDLPGFSPVQPDQKHWSLTDFQGRWLVLYFYPRDFTSGCTIEAHGFQDALPAFKKKGAEVVAISADSLSDHESFCSSEELKFPLLSDPDGVVSKAYGSWMAPYSMRHTFLIDPESVLQAVWTGVRPVGHANEVFTRLNQLETS
- the htpG gene encoding molecular chaperone HtpG, with translation MAVLDEQGQIQIHTENIFPIIKKAVYSGHEVFLRELVSNGVDAINKRRMAAMAGDCSEGEDGKIKIHLDREAKTLTISDNGIGMSADEVKRYINQVAFSSAEDFLEKYKQEDDAIIGHFGLGFYSSFMVAESVELLTKSAKPDHEAVRWSCDGSPNFNLAAAERTEAGTDVILHLMEEELEYIEPARIKTLINTYCDFMSVPVQLEGETVNKMVAPWRKNARELSDQDYIDLYNYLYPFQGDPLLWVHLNTDYPYNLQGILFFPKQTGRADWEKGEIKLYCNQVFVSDSIKEVVPRYLLPLRGVIDSPDIPLNVSRSALQTDRRVRSIGNFVAKKVSDRLRSLKKEDPQAYAEAWESLAPFVKIGAMEDDKFAEQVEELVMFATSATASTEDSSDPISGNERSFTTLDGYRGRMAGDEKLILYCTDEISQSAALNLWTSQGREVLYADTVIDSQFIPWLETRHEELKFQRVDAELDSSLKEESPELSDGDGETKSESLRKLIKDALSNDKVTVQVQSLKSGAEGPAALILLPEQMRRMNDIGALMDQRLPGLPDYHVLLVNQKHPLVEGLLKLQAGGVIVGDAGQSPSEMLARDLAQHLYETAKLSVGGLDPKELANFQTNNLQLMSRLMERGI
- a CDS encoding inositol monophosphatase family protein — its product is MSSALDCRQVAYDAQLDESSLRKLSEVARTAANLGATVLMKHYGRLSSIKSKGRVGDLVTNADFAAEQVVLDYLREHTPSIAILAEESGPSGSPSSLCWCVDPLDGTTNFAHGYPFFATSVGLIWKGTPLLGSVAVPFLNETYWCSPQIGSFVNDTPIQVSDCSSLQDSLLVTGFAYDRHERIDNNYAEFCWLTHRCRGVRRGGAAAVDLAFVATGRLDGYWERGLAPWDLAAGAALVACAGGSVGDYKDTPFDVEQGRILATSPGLHLPLKQELASVTAFEPKLYGA
- a CDS encoding indolepyruvate ferredoxin oxidoreductase subunit alpha; this translates as MAHTIVTDICEGVADCVDACPVACIKPGSGTNKKGTDFYWIDFDTCIDCGICLQVCPVANAIVPEERADLQTPG
- the rpmB gene encoding 50S ribosomal protein L28, translated to MSRVCQLTGTRANNGMAVSHSHIRTKKLQQANLQQRRLWWAEGKRWINLRITTRALKTIQKKGLDAYARSLGVNLGKL